A single window of Zootoca vivipara chromosome 17, rZooViv1.1, whole genome shotgun sequence DNA harbors:
- the SLC25A44 gene encoding solute carrier family 25 member 44 — translation MEDKRNIQIIEWEHLDKKKFYVFGVCMTMMIRVSVYPFTLIRTRLQVQKGKRLYNGTFDAFVKILRAEGAAGLYRGFLVNTFTLISGQCYVTTYELTRKYFSQYTNSNTVKSLLAGGSASLVAQSITVPIDVISQHLMMQRMGETMGRFRVQTHEGKRFPVFGQTRDIIAQIFKADGLRGFYRGYVASLLTYIPNSAVWWPFYHFYAEQLSSLTPKDCPHLLLQAISGPMAAATASTLTNPMDVIRARVQVEGRSSIVLTFKQLVAEEGPWGLMKGLSARIISATPSTIVIVVGYETLKKLSLRPELVDSRHW, via the exons ATGGAGGACAAGCGCAACATCCAGATCATCGAGTGGGAGCACCTGGACAAGAAGAAATTCTACGTCTTTGGCGTCTGCATGACCATGATGATCCGGGTCAGCGTGTACCCCTTCACACTTATCCGGACGCGACTGCAGGTCCAGAAGGGGAAGCGCCTCTACAACGGGACCTTTGACGCTTTTGTCAAGATACTGCGGGCAGAAGGGGCAGCTGGGCTCTACCGGGGCTTCTTGGTCAACACCTTCACCCTGATCTCAGGCCAGTGCTACGTGACGACGTACGAACTCACTCGCAAGTACTTCTCTCAGTACACCAACAGCAACACAGTCAAGTCTCTGTTGGCCGGTGGCTCAGCCTCCCTCGTGGCCCAGAGCATCACGGTGCCCATTGATGTGATCTCCCAGCATTTGATGATGCAACGGATGGGCGAGACCATGGGCCGGTTCAGAGTGCAGACCCATGAGGGGAAACGGTTCCCGGTCTTCGGACAAACGCGGGACATCATCGCACAGATCTTCAAGGCCGACGGGCTGAGGGGGTTCTACAGGGGCTATGTGGCCTCCCTACTCACTTACATTcccaacagcgccgtctggtggccCTTCTACCATTTCTATGCAG AACAGCTTTCCAGCCTGACACCCAAGGACTGTCCACACTTGCTCCTCCAAGCCATATCCGGGCCAATGGCCGCTGCGACAGCTTCCACTCTCACCAACCCCATGGATGTCATCCGGGCTCGTGTGCAG GTGGAAGGCAGAAGCTCCATTGTTCTCACATTCAAGCAGCTGGTAGCAGAGGAAGGGCCCTGGGGCCTGATGAAAGGCCTCTCCGCCCGCATCATCTCAGCCACCCCTTCCACCATTGTCATCGTGGTGGGCTACGAGACTCTGAAGAAACTGAGCCTCCGCCCAGAGTTGGTGGACTCAAGGCACTGGTAg